One window of the Triticum dicoccoides isolate Atlit2015 ecotype Zavitan chromosome 3B, WEW_v2.0, whole genome shotgun sequence genome contains the following:
- the LOC119276280 gene encoding centromere protein C-like isoform X3 — MASVDAAGDPLRSFASATSLLLRTLGPAAASASPSRASGALLGGSLKRSKELMEQASLVLKERGDIQKLYQEDRADGKNNQQGRRPGLDRKRAQFSLKPTQSNPVNVDFSQALSIDDPEEYFLTLERLEKADREIKKLRGEVPTKTANYDRPIQPPKKRPGMSRRKSVYSYNFSVGTDTSDGTEAPDSQMGTLPESQSTQDDTPPSVPERTKPPVPSSSSQCDIQDVSTREDSFAKKDKGATLDSLMSAFKNLDESKEESLLREKLQIKEINIGEACIPDLLNVPGDRPVRRTKQKYLTSDRTPERPVLGSHHAPISKWEKHILGRDILNDKADLSEDDESDNSPETVVDKQSQVHSSYNDVVLTNGEASTARETPTSSIKFPDHVLEPEEHMPVNHPFTERPNNEPETSSHHLEGETTKVLGSAPGRNASVLHGEDDNIRYQGVLGGDMLVQDEPIHPPEIPPDAHNQSHIQDEDVEKQAVDISRELPLSKGGKQNAVQKRKNKKQSAKREKRVSDKPIHTSEIPPEDIVPQNNSHVHEGNFEKPAVGTSNGLSPSKDSKQKRVQNEESKKQPLKRMKRGAEEASNPLGIPPENCDTETQPSMQDTNIEQQTVDTRVPRSPNKGKLQKEGQRRKKRKEVNRRKSLTAFGLAWQSGVRRSTRIRSRPLQDWLGERLLYGRIHDTMATVIGVKSYSPSQDGKVELRVKSFVPEQYSDMVAQAAKY, encoded by the exons ATGGCCTCCGTCGACGCAGCGGGTGACCCCCTCCGCTCCTTCGCCTCTGCGACGTCCCTCCTTCTCCGGACCCTTGGCCCTGCCGCGGCCTCCGCATCCCCCTCCAGGGCCTCTGGGGCGCTGCTCGGCGGATCCCTG AAACGCTCCAAGGAGCTGATGGAGCAGGCCAGCCTGGTCTTGAAGGAGCGGGGGGACATCCAGAAGCTCTATCAGGAGGATCGAGCGGATGGCAAGAACAACCAGCAGGGTAGAAGGCCTGGGCTGGACCGCAAGCGGGCTCAGTTCTCTCTCAAGCCCACCCAAAG CAACCCCGTGAATGTTGATTTCTCCCAGGCGCTTAGCATTGACGATCCAGAGGAGTACTTCTTAACCTTGGAGCGGCTCGAAA AGGCTGACAGGGAGATAAAAAAGCTAAGAGGTGAGGTTCCAACCAAAACAGCAAATTATGATCGGCCTATCCAACCACCCAAGAAGCGGCCTGGAATGTCGAG GAGAAAATCGGTCTATTCTTACAATTTTAGTGTGGGCACGGATACCTCAGATGGTACTGAAGCACCCGATTCCCAGATGGGAACTTTACCAGAATCTCAGTCCACTCAAGACGACACGCCTCCTTCAGTTCCTGAAAGAACCAAGCCACCGGTCCCTTCAAGTTCTAGCCAATGTGACATACAAGATGTCTCAACGAGAGAAG ATTCATTTGCTAAGAAGGATAAAGGCGCCACTCTGGATTCCCTAATGTCAGCATTCAAAAATTTGGATGAATCTAAAGAGGAAAGCCTGTTGCGAGAGAAGTTACAGATCAAAGAAATAAACATAGGGGAAGCTTGTATCCCTGACCTATTGAATGTTCCTGGTGATAGGCCTGTAAGAAGAACTAAGCAGAAGTATCTGACGAGTGACCGTACTCCAGAAAGACCTGTATTAGGGAGCCACCATGCTCCAATTTCGAAATGGGAGAAACACATACTTGGTCGAGACATTCTGAACGATAAAGCAGATCTTTCAGAAGACGATGAATCTGATAATTCTCCAGAAACTGTTGTGGATAAACAATCGCAGGTGCACAGTTCTTACAATGATGTTGTTTTGACGAACGGTGAGGCCTCTACTGCAAGGGAGACCCCAACTTCAAGCATCAAATTTCCAGACCATGTTCTTGAACCA GAAGAGCACATGCCAGTGAATCACCCATTTACCGAGAGGCCAAATAATGAACCAGAAACTTCTTCTCACCATTTGGAAGGTGAAACAACAAAAGTGCTGGGTAGTGCACCAGGTAGAAATGCGTCGGTGTTGCATGGTGAAGATGACAATATCAGATATCAG GGAGTGCTTGGAGGGGACATGCTCGTGCAAG ATGAACCAATCCATCCACCGGAAATACCTCCAGATGCGCATAATCAGTCTCATATTCAGGATGAAGATGTTGAG AAGCAGGCAGTTGATATAAGCCGTGAACTCCCTCTGAGCAAAGGTGGTAAGCAAAATGCAgtccaaaaaagaaaaaacaagaagCAGTCAGCAAAGAGAGAAAAAAGAGTTTCAG ATAAGCCAATCCATACATCAGAAATACCTCCAGAAGATATTGTCCCACAGAATAACTCTCATGTTCATGAAGGAAACTTCGAG AAACCTGCAGTTGGTACAAGCAATGGACTCTCCCCAAGCAAAGATAGTAAGCAAAAGCGAGTTCAAAATGAGGAGTCTAAGAAGCAGCCATTGAAGAGAATGAAAAGAGGGGCAG AAGAGGCAAGCAATCCATTGGGAATACCCCCGGAAAATTGTGATACAGAGACTCAACCTagtatgcaagatacaaatatcgaG CAGCAGACAGTTGATACAAGGGTTCCACGGTCCCCAAACAAAGGTAAATTGCAAAAGGAAGGTCAAAGGAGAAAGAAGAGGAAAGAAGTGAATAGAAGGAAAAGCCTGACAG CATTTGGTCTTGCGTGGCAATCTGGCGTGAGACGCAGCACAAGAATACGGTCCAGGCCATTGCAGGATTGGCTTGGCGAAAGGCTCCTATATGGGCGTATACATGACA CAATGGCCACAGTCATCGGCGTGAAATCATATTCTCCCAGTCAAGATGGCAAGGTTGAATTGAGAGTGAAATCCTTCGTGCCAGAACAGTACTCAGATATGGTAGCTCAAGCTGCAAAGTATTGA
- the LOC119276280 gene encoding centromere protein C-like isoform X2, translated as MASVDAAGDPLRSFASATSLLLRTLGPAAASASPSRASGALLGGSLKRSKELMEQASLVLKERGDIQKLYQEDRADGKNNQQGRRPGLDRKRAQFSLKPTQSNPVNVDFSQALSIDDPEEYFLTLERLEKADREIKKLRGEVPTKTANYDRPIQPPKKRPGMSRRKSVYSYNFSVGTDTSDGTEAPDSQMGTLPESQSTQDDTPPSVPERTKPPVPSSSSQCDIQDVSTREDSFAKKDKGATLDSLMSAFKNLDESKEESLLREKLQIKEINIGEACIPDLLNVPGDRPVRRTKQKYLTSDRTPERPVLGSHHAPISKWEKHILGRDILNDKADLSEDDESDNSPETVVDKQSQVHSSYNDVVLTNGEASTARETPTSSIKFPDHVLEPVSSALGACIDSDVAKEKDASSGQNVSLEEEHMPVNHPFTERPNNEPETSSHHLEGETTKVLGSAPGRNASVLHGEDDNIRYQGVLGGDMLVQDEPIHPPEIPPDAHNQSHIQDEDVEKQAVDISRELPLSKGGKQNAVQKRKNKKQSAKREKRVSDKPIHTSEIPPEDIVPQNNSHVHEGNFEKPAVGTSNGLSPSKDSKQKRVQNEESKKQPLKRMKRGAEEASNPLGIPPENCDTETQPSMQDTNIEQTVDTRVPRSPNKGKLQKEGQRRKKRKEVNRRKSLTAFGLAWQSGVRRSTRIRSRPLQDWLGERLLYGRIHDTMATVIGVKSYSPSQDGKVELRVKSFVPEQYSDMVAQAAKY; from the exons ATGGCCTCCGTCGACGCAGCGGGTGACCCCCTCCGCTCCTTCGCCTCTGCGACGTCCCTCCTTCTCCGGACCCTTGGCCCTGCCGCGGCCTCCGCATCCCCCTCCAGGGCCTCTGGGGCGCTGCTCGGCGGATCCCTG AAACGCTCCAAGGAGCTGATGGAGCAGGCCAGCCTGGTCTTGAAGGAGCGGGGGGACATCCAGAAGCTCTATCAGGAGGATCGAGCGGATGGCAAGAACAACCAGCAGGGTAGAAGGCCTGGGCTGGACCGCAAGCGGGCTCAGTTCTCTCTCAAGCCCACCCAAAG CAACCCCGTGAATGTTGATTTCTCCCAGGCGCTTAGCATTGACGATCCAGAGGAGTACTTCTTAACCTTGGAGCGGCTCGAAA AGGCTGACAGGGAGATAAAAAAGCTAAGAGGTGAGGTTCCAACCAAAACAGCAAATTATGATCGGCCTATCCAACCACCCAAGAAGCGGCCTGGAATGTCGAG GAGAAAATCGGTCTATTCTTACAATTTTAGTGTGGGCACGGATACCTCAGATGGTACTGAAGCACCCGATTCCCAGATGGGAACTTTACCAGAATCTCAGTCCACTCAAGACGACACGCCTCCTTCAGTTCCTGAAAGAACCAAGCCACCGGTCCCTTCAAGTTCTAGCCAATGTGACATACAAGATGTCTCAACGAGAGAAG ATTCATTTGCTAAGAAGGATAAAGGCGCCACTCTGGATTCCCTAATGTCAGCATTCAAAAATTTGGATGAATCTAAAGAGGAAAGCCTGTTGCGAGAGAAGTTACAGATCAAAGAAATAAACATAGGGGAAGCTTGTATCCCTGACCTATTGAATGTTCCTGGTGATAGGCCTGTAAGAAGAACTAAGCAGAAGTATCTGACGAGTGACCGTACTCCAGAAAGACCTGTATTAGGGAGCCACCATGCTCCAATTTCGAAATGGGAGAAACACATACTTGGTCGAGACATTCTGAACGATAAAGCAGATCTTTCAGAAGACGATGAATCTGATAATTCTCCAGAAACTGTTGTGGATAAACAATCGCAGGTGCACAGTTCTTACAATGATGTTGTTTTGACGAACGGTGAGGCCTCTACTGCAAGGGAGACCCCAACTTCAAGCATCAAATTTCCAGACCATGTTCTTGAACCAGTAAGTTCTGCACTTGGTGCGTGCATAGATAGTGACGTTGCCAAAGAAAAGGATGCATCTAGCGGGCAAAATGTTTCATTAGAG GAAGAGCACATGCCAGTGAATCACCCATTTACCGAGAGGCCAAATAATGAACCAGAAACTTCTTCTCACCATTTGGAAGGTGAAACAACAAAAGTGCTGGGTAGTGCACCAGGTAGAAATGCGTCGGTGTTGCATGGTGAAGATGACAATATCAGATATCAG GGAGTGCTTGGAGGGGACATGCTCGTGCAAG ATGAACCAATCCATCCACCGGAAATACCTCCAGATGCGCATAATCAGTCTCATATTCAGGATGAAGATGTTGAG AAGCAGGCAGTTGATATAAGCCGTGAACTCCCTCTGAGCAAAGGTGGTAAGCAAAATGCAgtccaaaaaagaaaaaacaagaagCAGTCAGCAAAGAGAGAAAAAAGAGTTTCAG ATAAGCCAATCCATACATCAGAAATACCTCCAGAAGATATTGTCCCACAGAATAACTCTCATGTTCATGAAGGAAACTTCGAG AAACCTGCAGTTGGTACAAGCAATGGACTCTCCCCAAGCAAAGATAGTAAGCAAAAGCGAGTTCAAAATGAGGAGTCTAAGAAGCAGCCATTGAAGAGAATGAAAAGAGGGGCAG AAGAGGCAAGCAATCCATTGGGAATACCCCCGGAAAATTGTGATACAGAGACTCAACCTagtatgcaagatacaaatatcgaG CAGACAGTTGATACAAGGGTTCCACGGTCCCCAAACAAAGGTAAATTGCAAAAGGAAGGTCAAAGGAGAAAGAAGAGGAAAGAAGTGAATAGAAGGAAAAGCCTGACAG CATTTGGTCTTGCGTGGCAATCTGGCGTGAGACGCAGCACAAGAATACGGTCCAGGCCATTGCAGGATTGGCTTGGCGAAAGGCTCCTATATGGGCGTATACATGACA CAATGGCCACAGTCATCGGCGTGAAATCATATTCTCCCAGTCAAGATGGCAAGGTTGAATTGAGAGTGAAATCCTTCGTGCCAGAACAGTACTCAGATATGGTAGCTCAAGCTGCAAAGTATTGA
- the LOC119276280 gene encoding centromere protein C-like isoform X1 has translation MASVDAAGDPLRSFASATSLLLRTLGPAAASASPSRASGALLGGSLKRSKELMEQASLVLKERGDIQKLYQEDRADGKNNQQGRRPGLDRKRAQFSLKPTQSNPVNVDFSQALSIDDPEEYFLTLERLEKADREIKKLRGEVPTKTANYDRPIQPPKKRPGMSRRKSVYSYNFSVGTDTSDGTEAPDSQMGTLPESQSTQDDTPPSVPERTKPPVPSSSSQCDIQDVSTREDSFAKKDKGATLDSLMSAFKNLDESKEESLLREKLQIKEINIGEACIPDLLNVPGDRPVRRTKQKYLTSDRTPERPVLGSHHAPISKWEKHILGRDILNDKADLSEDDESDNSPETVVDKQSQVHSSYNDVVLTNGEASTARETPTSSIKFPDHVLEPVSSALGACIDSDVAKEKDASSGQNVSLEEEHMPVNHPFTERPNNEPETSSHHLEGETTKVLGSAPGRNASVLHGEDDNIRYQGVLGGDMLVQDEPIHPPEIPPDAHNQSHIQDEDVEKQAVDISRELPLSKGGKQNAVQKRKNKKQSAKREKRVSDKPIHTSEIPPEDIVPQNNSHVHEGNFEKPAVGTSNGLSPSKDSKQKRVQNEESKKQPLKRMKRGAEEASNPLGIPPENCDTETQPSMQDTNIEQQTVDTRVPRSPNKGKLQKEGQRRKKRKEVNRRKSLTAFGLAWQSGVRRSTRIRSRPLQDWLGERLLYGRIHDTMATVIGVKSYSPSQDGKVELRVKSFVPEQYSDMVAQAAKY, from the exons ATGGCCTCCGTCGACGCAGCGGGTGACCCCCTCCGCTCCTTCGCCTCTGCGACGTCCCTCCTTCTCCGGACCCTTGGCCCTGCCGCGGCCTCCGCATCCCCCTCCAGGGCCTCTGGGGCGCTGCTCGGCGGATCCCTG AAACGCTCCAAGGAGCTGATGGAGCAGGCCAGCCTGGTCTTGAAGGAGCGGGGGGACATCCAGAAGCTCTATCAGGAGGATCGAGCGGATGGCAAGAACAACCAGCAGGGTAGAAGGCCTGGGCTGGACCGCAAGCGGGCTCAGTTCTCTCTCAAGCCCACCCAAAG CAACCCCGTGAATGTTGATTTCTCCCAGGCGCTTAGCATTGACGATCCAGAGGAGTACTTCTTAACCTTGGAGCGGCTCGAAA AGGCTGACAGGGAGATAAAAAAGCTAAGAGGTGAGGTTCCAACCAAAACAGCAAATTATGATCGGCCTATCCAACCACCCAAGAAGCGGCCTGGAATGTCGAG GAGAAAATCGGTCTATTCTTACAATTTTAGTGTGGGCACGGATACCTCAGATGGTACTGAAGCACCCGATTCCCAGATGGGAACTTTACCAGAATCTCAGTCCACTCAAGACGACACGCCTCCTTCAGTTCCTGAAAGAACCAAGCCACCGGTCCCTTCAAGTTCTAGCCAATGTGACATACAAGATGTCTCAACGAGAGAAG ATTCATTTGCTAAGAAGGATAAAGGCGCCACTCTGGATTCCCTAATGTCAGCATTCAAAAATTTGGATGAATCTAAAGAGGAAAGCCTGTTGCGAGAGAAGTTACAGATCAAAGAAATAAACATAGGGGAAGCTTGTATCCCTGACCTATTGAATGTTCCTGGTGATAGGCCTGTAAGAAGAACTAAGCAGAAGTATCTGACGAGTGACCGTACTCCAGAAAGACCTGTATTAGGGAGCCACCATGCTCCAATTTCGAAATGGGAGAAACACATACTTGGTCGAGACATTCTGAACGATAAAGCAGATCTTTCAGAAGACGATGAATCTGATAATTCTCCAGAAACTGTTGTGGATAAACAATCGCAGGTGCACAGTTCTTACAATGATGTTGTTTTGACGAACGGTGAGGCCTCTACTGCAAGGGAGACCCCAACTTCAAGCATCAAATTTCCAGACCATGTTCTTGAACCAGTAAGTTCTGCACTTGGTGCGTGCATAGATAGTGACGTTGCCAAAGAAAAGGATGCATCTAGCGGGCAAAATGTTTCATTAGAG GAAGAGCACATGCCAGTGAATCACCCATTTACCGAGAGGCCAAATAATGAACCAGAAACTTCTTCTCACCATTTGGAAGGTGAAACAACAAAAGTGCTGGGTAGTGCACCAGGTAGAAATGCGTCGGTGTTGCATGGTGAAGATGACAATATCAGATATCAG GGAGTGCTTGGAGGGGACATGCTCGTGCAAG ATGAACCAATCCATCCACCGGAAATACCTCCAGATGCGCATAATCAGTCTCATATTCAGGATGAAGATGTTGAG AAGCAGGCAGTTGATATAAGCCGTGAACTCCCTCTGAGCAAAGGTGGTAAGCAAAATGCAgtccaaaaaagaaaaaacaagaagCAGTCAGCAAAGAGAGAAAAAAGAGTTTCAG ATAAGCCAATCCATACATCAGAAATACCTCCAGAAGATATTGTCCCACAGAATAACTCTCATGTTCATGAAGGAAACTTCGAG AAACCTGCAGTTGGTACAAGCAATGGACTCTCCCCAAGCAAAGATAGTAAGCAAAAGCGAGTTCAAAATGAGGAGTCTAAGAAGCAGCCATTGAAGAGAATGAAAAGAGGGGCAG AAGAGGCAAGCAATCCATTGGGAATACCCCCGGAAAATTGTGATACAGAGACTCAACCTagtatgcaagatacaaatatcgaG CAGCAGACAGTTGATACAAGGGTTCCACGGTCCCCAAACAAAGGTAAATTGCAAAAGGAAGGTCAAAGGAGAAAGAAGAGGAAAGAAGTGAATAGAAGGAAAAGCCTGACAG CATTTGGTCTTGCGTGGCAATCTGGCGTGAGACGCAGCACAAGAATACGGTCCAGGCCATTGCAGGATTGGCTTGGCGAAAGGCTCCTATATGGGCGTATACATGACA CAATGGCCACAGTCATCGGCGTGAAATCATATTCTCCCAGTCAAGATGGCAAGGTTGAATTGAGAGTGAAATCCTTCGTGCCAGAACAGTACTCAGATATGGTAGCTCAAGCTGCAAAGTATTGA